One genomic window of Choloepus didactylus isolate mChoDid1 chromosome 27, mChoDid1.pri, whole genome shotgun sequence includes the following:
- the ZNF350 gene encoding zinc finger protein 350 isoform X2 — MLENYSNLVSLGYQISKPVVLSKLERGEQPWTIREEIHRGSHAEIWKVDDHQLTDLQNESMIYGMEQCHEHNAFENIAHRSNTHFSSRQNHDVSHLHGKTVNSHLTLVNQCRSYKTKNSAEFNSDGKSFLHANHEQFHTKIKFPENQKPIGTKSQFIKHQKTHKIEKPHVCSECGKAFTKKSWLTDHQIIHTGEKPHRCSLCGKAFSRKFMLTEHQRTHTGEKPYECTECGKAFLKKSRLNIHQKTHTGEKPYICSECGKGFIQKGNLIVHQRIHTGEKPYICNECGKGFIQKSCLIGHQRFHTGKTPFVCSECGKSCSQKSGLIKHQRIHTGEKPFECGECGKAFTTKQKLIVHQRSHTGERPYGCKECGKAFAYMSCLVKHKRIHTREKCIDSAKVEDPSTEKHGSLHTSDLRQEKNSANTVTVQLPSVTPQTSLNISGLLANRNVILVGQPVAGCAPSGENREFAQERNVTNAVNVVVPSVINYVLFYVTENCR, encoded by the exons ATGTTGGAGAACTATAGCAACCTGGTGTCGCTGG GTTATCAAATTAGCAAACCAGTTGTACTCTCTAAGTTGGAACGAGGTGAACAACCATGGACGATAAGAGAAGAAATCCATCGTGGGTCTCATGCAG AAATCTGGAAAGTTGATGATCATCAGCTGACAGACTTGCAAAATGAAAGCATGATATATGGAATGGAACAATGCCATGagcataatgcatttgaaaatATTGCTCATCGGAGCAATACTCATTTTTCTTCAAGGCAAAATCATGATGTGTCTCATTTACATGGAAAAACTGTGAATTCACATTTAACGTTAGTCAACCAGTGCAGAAGCTATAAAACAAAGAACTCTGCTGAGTTTAATTCAGATGGGAAGTCATTTCTCCACGCTAACCATGAACAATTTCATACTAAAATTAAATTTCCTGAAAATCAAAAACCCATTGGTACTAAGTCCCAATTTATTAAGCATCAGAAAACCCACAAAATAGAGAAACCTCATGTGtgtagtgaatgtgggaaagccttcaccaAGAAGTCTTGGCTCACTGATCATCAGATCATTCATACAGGAGAAAAACCTCATAGATGCAGTTTATGTGGGAAAGCATTTTCCAGAAAGTTCATGCTCACTgaacatcagagaactcatacaGGAGAAAAACCTTACGAATGCACTGAATGTGGCAAAGCCTTTCTCAAGAAATCGCGGCTCAATATACATCAGAAAACTCACACAGGAGAAAAGCCTTATATATGTAGTGAATGTGGAAAAGGCTTCATCCAGAAGGGAAATCTGATTGTGCATCAACGAATTCATACAGGCGAGAAACCTTACATATgcaatgaatgtggaaaaggctTCATCCAGAAGTCATGCCTTATAGGACATCAGCGGTTTCACACAGGAAAGACTCCCTTTGTATGCAGTGAATGTGGTAAGTCTTGCTCCCAGAAGTCAGGTCTCATTAAACATCaaagaattcacacaggagagaaaccctttgaatgcggggaatgtgggaaagcctttaccACAAAGCAAAAGCTCATTGTACATCAAAGAAGTCATACAGGAGAGAGACCCTATGGCTGCAAGGAGTGTGGGAAAGCTTTTGCCTACATGTCTTGCCTTGTTAAACATAAGAGAATACACACAAGAGAGAAATGTATAGATTCGGCAAAGGTAGAAGATCCTTCCACAGAGAAACACGGTTCATTGCATACCAGTGATCTCAGGCAGGAGAAAAACTCTGCTAATACAGTGACTGTGCAGCTGCCTTCAGTGACCCCTCAGACATCATTAAACATCAGTGGGCTTCTGGCAAATAGGAATGTCATTCTCGTGGGACAGCCTGTTGCTGGATGTGCACCCTCAGGAGAAAACAGAGAGTTTGCCcaggaaagaaatgtaacaaatgcCGTGAATGTGGTAGTGCCTTCAGTAATCAATTATGTCTTATTTTACGTCACAGAAAACTGTAGGTAA
- the ZNF350 gene encoding zinc finger protein 350 isoform X3, with protein sequence MIYGMEQCHEHNAFENIAHRSNTHFSSRQNHDVSHLHGKTVNSHLTLVNQCRSYKTKNSAEFNSDGKSFLHANHEQFHTKIKFPENQKPIGTKSQFIKHQKTHKIEKPHVCSECGKAFTKKSWLTDHQIIHTGEKPHRCSLCGKAFSRKFMLTEHQRTHTGEKPYECTECGKAFLKKSRLNIHQKTHTGEKPYICSECGKGFIQKGNLIVHQRIHTGEKPYICNECGKGFIQKSCLIGHQRFHTGKTPFVCSECGKSCSQKSGLIKHQRIHTGEKPFECGECGKAFTTKQKLIVHQRSHTGERPYGCKECGKAFAYMSCLVKHKRIHTREKCIDSAKVEDPSTEKHGSLHTSDLRQEKNSANTVTVQLPSVTPQTSLNISGLLANRNVILVGQPVAGCAPSGENREFAQERNVTNAVNVVVPSVINYVLFYVTENCR encoded by the coding sequence ATGATATATGGAATGGAACAATGCCATGagcataatgcatttgaaaatATTGCTCATCGGAGCAATACTCATTTTTCTTCAAGGCAAAATCATGATGTGTCTCATTTACATGGAAAAACTGTGAATTCACATTTAACGTTAGTCAACCAGTGCAGAAGCTATAAAACAAAGAACTCTGCTGAGTTTAATTCAGATGGGAAGTCATTTCTCCACGCTAACCATGAACAATTTCATACTAAAATTAAATTTCCTGAAAATCAAAAACCCATTGGTACTAAGTCCCAATTTATTAAGCATCAGAAAACCCACAAAATAGAGAAACCTCATGTGtgtagtgaatgtgggaaagccttcaccaAGAAGTCTTGGCTCACTGATCATCAGATCATTCATACAGGAGAAAAACCTCATAGATGCAGTTTATGTGGGAAAGCATTTTCCAGAAAGTTCATGCTCACTgaacatcagagaactcatacaGGAGAAAAACCTTACGAATGCACTGAATGTGGCAAAGCCTTTCTCAAGAAATCGCGGCTCAATATACATCAGAAAACTCACACAGGAGAAAAGCCTTATATATGTAGTGAATGTGGAAAAGGCTTCATCCAGAAGGGAAATCTGATTGTGCATCAACGAATTCATACAGGCGAGAAACCTTACATATgcaatgaatgtggaaaaggctTCATCCAGAAGTCATGCCTTATAGGACATCAGCGGTTTCACACAGGAAAGACTCCCTTTGTATGCAGTGAATGTGGTAAGTCTTGCTCCCAGAAGTCAGGTCTCATTAAACATCaaagaattcacacaggagagaaaccctttgaatgcggggaatgtgggaaagcctttaccACAAAGCAAAAGCTCATTGTACATCAAAGAAGTCATACAGGAGAGAGACCCTATGGCTGCAAGGAGTGTGGGAAAGCTTTTGCCTACATGTCTTGCCTTGTTAAACATAAGAGAATACACACAAGAGAGAAATGTATAGATTCGGCAAAGGTAGAAGATCCTTCCACAGAGAAACACGGTTCATTGCATACCAGTGATCTCAGGCAGGAGAAAAACTCTGCTAATACAGTGACTGTGCAGCTGCCTTCAGTGACCCCTCAGACATCATTAAACATCAGTGGGCTTCTGGCAAATAGGAATGTCATTCTCGTGGGACAGCCTGTTGCTGGATGTGCACCCTCAGGAGAAAACAGAGAGTTTGCCcaggaaagaaatgtaacaaatgcCGTGAATGTGGTAGTGCCTTCAGTAATCAATTATGTCTTATTTTACGTCACAGAAAACTGTAGGTAA
- the ZNF350 gene encoding zinc finger protein 350 isoform X1, translating into MINAQELLTLEDVAVQFTWEEWQLLGPAQKDLFLDVMLENYSNLVSLGYQISKPVVLSKLERGEQPWTIREEIHRGSHAEIWKVDDHQLTDLQNESMIYGMEQCHEHNAFENIAHRSNTHFSSRQNHDVSHLHGKTVNSHLTLVNQCRSYKTKNSAEFNSDGKSFLHANHEQFHTKIKFPENQKPIGTKSQFIKHQKTHKIEKPHVCSECGKAFTKKSWLTDHQIIHTGEKPHRCSLCGKAFSRKFMLTEHQRTHTGEKPYECTECGKAFLKKSRLNIHQKTHTGEKPYICSECGKGFIQKGNLIVHQRIHTGEKPYICNECGKGFIQKSCLIGHQRFHTGKTPFVCSECGKSCSQKSGLIKHQRIHTGEKPFECGECGKAFTTKQKLIVHQRSHTGERPYGCKECGKAFAYMSCLVKHKRIHTREKCIDSAKVEDPSTEKHGSLHTSDLRQEKNSANTVTVQLPSVTPQTSLNISGLLANRNVILVGQPVAGCAPSGENREFAQERNVTNAVNVVVPSVINYVLFYVTENCR; encoded by the exons atgatCAATGCCCAG GAATTGCTGACGTTGGAGGACGTGGCTGTGCAGTTCACCTGGGAGGAGTGGCAGCTGCTGGGCCCTGCTCAGAAGGACTTGTTCCTGGACGTGATGTTGGAGAACTATAGCAACCTGGTGTCGCTGG GTTATCAAATTAGCAAACCAGTTGTACTCTCTAAGTTGGAACGAGGTGAACAACCATGGACGATAAGAGAAGAAATCCATCGTGGGTCTCATGCAG AAATCTGGAAAGTTGATGATCATCAGCTGACAGACTTGCAAAATGAAAGCATGATATATGGAATGGAACAATGCCATGagcataatgcatttgaaaatATTGCTCATCGGAGCAATACTCATTTTTCTTCAAGGCAAAATCATGATGTGTCTCATTTACATGGAAAAACTGTGAATTCACATTTAACGTTAGTCAACCAGTGCAGAAGCTATAAAACAAAGAACTCTGCTGAGTTTAATTCAGATGGGAAGTCATTTCTCCACGCTAACCATGAACAATTTCATACTAAAATTAAATTTCCTGAAAATCAAAAACCCATTGGTACTAAGTCCCAATTTATTAAGCATCAGAAAACCCACAAAATAGAGAAACCTCATGTGtgtagtgaatgtgggaaagccttcaccaAGAAGTCTTGGCTCACTGATCATCAGATCATTCATACAGGAGAAAAACCTCATAGATGCAGTTTATGTGGGAAAGCATTTTCCAGAAAGTTCATGCTCACTgaacatcagagaactcatacaGGAGAAAAACCTTACGAATGCACTGAATGTGGCAAAGCCTTTCTCAAGAAATCGCGGCTCAATATACATCAGAAAACTCACACAGGAGAAAAGCCTTATATATGTAGTGAATGTGGAAAAGGCTTCATCCAGAAGGGAAATCTGATTGTGCATCAACGAATTCATACAGGCGAGAAACCTTACATATgcaatgaatgtggaaaaggctTCATCCAGAAGTCATGCCTTATAGGACATCAGCGGTTTCACACAGGAAAGACTCCCTTTGTATGCAGTGAATGTGGTAAGTCTTGCTCCCAGAAGTCAGGTCTCATTAAACATCaaagaattcacacaggagagaaaccctttgaatgcggggaatgtgggaaagcctttaccACAAAGCAAAAGCTCATTGTACATCAAAGAAGTCATACAGGAGAGAGACCCTATGGCTGCAAGGAGTGTGGGAAAGCTTTTGCCTACATGTCTTGCCTTGTTAAACATAAGAGAATACACACAAGAGAGAAATGTATAGATTCGGCAAAGGTAGAAGATCCTTCCACAGAGAAACACGGTTCATTGCATACCAGTGATCTCAGGCAGGAGAAAAACTCTGCTAATACAGTGACTGTGCAGCTGCCTTCAGTGACCCCTCAGACATCATTAAACATCAGTGGGCTTCTGGCAAATAGGAATGTCATTCTCGTGGGACAGCCTGTTGCTGGATGTGCACCCTCAGGAGAAAACAGAGAGTTTGCCcaggaaagaaatgtaacaaatgcCGTGAATGTGGTAGTGCCTTCAGTAATCAATTATGTCTTATTTTACGTCACAGAAAACTGTAGGTAA